A window of Apium graveolens cultivar Ventura chromosome 8, ASM990537v1, whole genome shotgun sequence contains these coding sequences:
- the LOC141677265 gene encoding uncharacterized protein LOC141677265 — MGDHFVLLVDRLLTESTLEAAIESRNPSKQLVPAENDDVVIDCASHSDSEIGFSPRKVVECRICQDEDFDSKMETPCSCCGSLKYAHRRCVQKWCNEKGDTMCEICHQQFRPNYTAPPPLFRFGGIPMNLRGSWQISRRDLNNPRLVAMVSTHRNFLSPTYDEYADSSSRSLMCCRLVVAIFMVLLILRHTLPIFATGSDNYSFPLFVLPLLRTLGIILPVYIILRAVTALHGRRRRQQLASVSLVSSDDEEADDVATLQNQSQSIQVP; from the exons ATGGGGGACCATTTTGTGTTGCTCGTTGATCGTTTGCTTACCGAATCCACTTTGGAGGCTGCAATTGAGAGCAGGAACCCATCAAAACAATTAGTACCTGCAGAAAATGATGATGTGGTGATTGATTGTGCTTCCCATTCAGATTCTGAAATTGGTTTTTCTCCTAGGAAAGTGGTTGAATGTAGGATATGCCAGGATGAGGATTTTGATTCAAAAATGGAGACACCTTGCTCTTGCTGTGGCAGCTTGAAG TATGCTCATCGCAGATGTGTACAAAAGTGGTGTAACGAGAAGGGTGACACTATGTGTGAGATATGTCATCAG CAATTCAGACCAAACTATACAGCACCGCCTCCTCTATTTCGATTTGGGGGCATCCCAATGAACTTGAG GGGTAGCTGGCAAATTAGCAGGCGTGACTTGAATAATCCCCGTTTGGTTGCTATGGTTTCAACTCATCGCAATTTTCTCAGTCCTACATATGATGAATATGCAGATTCATCATCAAGAAGCTTGATGTGCTGTCGTCTAGTTGTTGCAATC TTCATGGTCCTATTAATTTTAAGGCACACTCTTCCTATCTTTGCCACCGGATCAGATAATTACTCTTTTCCATTGTTTGTG TTACCGCTACTAAGGACTTTAGGAATAATTCTGCCAGTTTACATCATACTGAGAGCTGTGACTGCTCTACATGGCCGTCGCCGCCGACAACAG CTCGCCAGTGTATCCTTGGTGTCATCTGACGATGAAGAAGCTGATGATGTGGCAACTTTGCAGAATCAATCCCAAAGCATCCAAGTTCCATGA
- the LOC141677264 gene encoding uncharacterized protein LOC141677264 isoform X2, whose product MMKKNKSDGFFVVQLALFVIGVLSFVIVSSVSAVPSQPGKESLDSILGEANLGKWRSGISRAVAEAPGPGSSPFVLAEKRTRRPDILSSFKKYEGGWNIVDKHYWASVGYTGISGFILAVLWFMSFGIALGVHQCCGWRISIKGKESRCSQRICLILLIVFTCAAAVGCILLSVGQDEFHGEALHTLNYVVNQSDFTVQTLRNVTGFLSLAKTVNVAQLFLPSDIKDDIDKLNVDLNTAAENLWEKTNENSIKIRRVFDAVRLALITVAAVMLLVSVLGLVLSVLGHRHAIYLFVVSGWLLVAATFILCGIFLILENAIGDTCVAMGEWVDHPQAETALSNILPCVDQRTTNQTLIESKEVTNAIVDIVNEFVDNFANSNPPPQAYPIYYNQSGPFLPHLCYPYNSYLLDRQCPAQEVSMGNASEVWQDYICTSSGFGVCSSVGRLTPDMYEQLVAAVNISNALQHYAPILLSLQDCNFVRDTFRYIVFDYCPPLEHQLQIVNAGLGLISVGVMLSLVLWIIYAYRPGQEEVSAKGLFTYKGSYVSSKTKTQTTTEA is encoded by the exons atgatgaagaaaaataagAGTGATGGTTTTTTTGTTGTTCAGTTGGCTTTGTTTGTGATTGGTGTTTTGAGTTTTGTAATTGTTAGCTCTGTTTCAGCTGTTCCTTCTCAGCCTGGTAAAGAAAGTCTCGACTCTATCTTAG GAGAAGCAAATTTAGGGAAGTGGAGAAGTGGAATATCAAGGGCAGTTGCAGAGGCTCCTGGTCCAGGATCGAGCCCATTTGTTTTGGCAGAGAAGAGAACAAGAAGGCCGGACATACTTTCCAGCTTTAAGAAATATGAGGGTGGATGGAACATTGTTGATAAGCATTACTGGGCT TCTGTAGGATATACAGGTATTTCTGGTTTCATTCTGGCTGTGCTATGGTTTATGTCATTTGGAATTGCTCTTGGTGTACATCAATGCTGCGGGTGGAGAATTAGTATCAAAGGAAAAGAATCACGCTGCTCGCAAAGAATATGTTTGATATTGCTCATTGTCTTCACGTGTGCTGCAGC GGTTGGATGTATACTACTTTCGGTTGGACAGGATGAATTTCATGGTGAAGCACTACATACTCTAAATTATGTAGTAAACCAGTCAGACTTCACTGTTCAGACACTCAGAAATGTCACTGGGTTTCTGTCACTTGCAAAGACAGTAAATGTAGCACAACTTTTTTTACCTTCAGATATCAAAGATGATATTGACAAGCTGAATGTAGACCTGAATACTGCTGCAGAAAATCTCTGGGAGAAAACAAATGAAAATTCGATCAAAATCAGAAGAGTGTTTGATGCTGT GCGATTAGCATTGATTACTGTTGCAGCAGTGATGCTTCTTGTTTCTGTTCTGGGTCTTG TTCTTTCTGTGCTTGGCCATCGACATGCAATTTACTT ATTTGTTGTTAGTGGATGGTTACTCGTAGCAGCTACATTCATTCTCTGTGGTATTTTTCTGATCCTTGAAAA TGCAATTGGTGATACCTGTGTGGCAATGGGAGAATGGGTAGATCACCCCCAAGCAGAAACTGCTCTTAGTAACATCCTTCCATGTGTTGATCAGAGAACTACAAATCAGACACTGATAGAAAGTAAAGAAGTCACCAATGCTATTGTAGATATTGTGAATGAATTTGTAGACAATTTTGCCAACTCAAATCCACCTCCTCAGGCATATCCCATTTATTACAACCAGTCAGGACCTTTCCTGCCACATCTATGCTATCCATACAATTCTTATCTGCTAGATCGCCAGTGTCCAGCTCAAGAGGTTTCCATGGGAAATGCTTCTGAG GTTTGGCAGGACTACATCTGCACGTCATCAGGATTTGGCGTCTGCAGCAGTGTTGGAAGGTTGACACCGGATATGTATGAACAATTGGTGGCTGCAGTGAACATTAGTAATGCCCTTCAACATTATGCACCCATATTGCTTAGTCTCCAAGACTGCAACTTTGTACGTGATACGTTCCGTTATATCGTATTCGACTACTGCCCTCCACTAGAGCACCAGCTCCAAATAGTTAATGCTGGACTTGGCCTAATCTCGGTAGGAGTTATGCTCAGTCTTGTTCTATGGATAATCTATGCATACCGCCCCGGACAGGAGGAAGTGTCTGCTAAGGGCTTATTTACATATAAAGGCAGCTATGTATCATCAAAAACCAAAACTCAGACAACTACTGAAGCTTAG
- the LOC141677264 gene encoding uncharacterized protein LOC141677264 isoform X1: MMKKNKSDGFFVVQLALFVIGVLSFVIVSSVSAVPSQPGKESLDSILGEANLGKWRSGISRAVAEAPGPGSSPFVLAEKRTRRPDILSSFKKYEGGWNIVDKHYWASVGYTGISGFILAVLWFMSFGIALGVHQCCGWRISIKGKESRCSQRICLILLIVFTCAAAVGCILLSVGQDEFHGEALHTLNYVVNQSDFTVQTLRNVTGFLSLAKTVNVAQLFLPSDIKDDIDKLNVDLNTAAENLWEKTNENSIKIRRVFDAVRLALITVAAVMLLVSVLGLVLSVLGHRHAIYLFVVSGWLLVAATFILCGIFLILENCNKFCFSAIGDTCVAMGEWVDHPQAETALSNILPCVDQRTTNQTLIESKEVTNAIVDIVNEFVDNFANSNPPPQAYPIYYNQSGPFLPHLCYPYNSYLLDRQCPAQEVSMGNASEVWQDYICTSSGFGVCSSVGRLTPDMYEQLVAAVNISNALQHYAPILLSLQDCNFVRDTFRYIVFDYCPPLEHQLQIVNAGLGLISVGVMLSLVLWIIYAYRPGQEEVSAKGLFTYKGSYVSSKTKTQTTTEA; encoded by the exons atgatgaagaaaaataagAGTGATGGTTTTTTTGTTGTTCAGTTGGCTTTGTTTGTGATTGGTGTTTTGAGTTTTGTAATTGTTAGCTCTGTTTCAGCTGTTCCTTCTCAGCCTGGTAAAGAAAGTCTCGACTCTATCTTAG GAGAAGCAAATTTAGGGAAGTGGAGAAGTGGAATATCAAGGGCAGTTGCAGAGGCTCCTGGTCCAGGATCGAGCCCATTTGTTTTGGCAGAGAAGAGAACAAGAAGGCCGGACATACTTTCCAGCTTTAAGAAATATGAGGGTGGATGGAACATTGTTGATAAGCATTACTGGGCT TCTGTAGGATATACAGGTATTTCTGGTTTCATTCTGGCTGTGCTATGGTTTATGTCATTTGGAATTGCTCTTGGTGTACATCAATGCTGCGGGTGGAGAATTAGTATCAAAGGAAAAGAATCACGCTGCTCGCAAAGAATATGTTTGATATTGCTCATTGTCTTCACGTGTGCTGCAGC GGTTGGATGTATACTACTTTCGGTTGGACAGGATGAATTTCATGGTGAAGCACTACATACTCTAAATTATGTAGTAAACCAGTCAGACTTCACTGTTCAGACACTCAGAAATGTCACTGGGTTTCTGTCACTTGCAAAGACAGTAAATGTAGCACAACTTTTTTTACCTTCAGATATCAAAGATGATATTGACAAGCTGAATGTAGACCTGAATACTGCTGCAGAAAATCTCTGGGAGAAAACAAATGAAAATTCGATCAAAATCAGAAGAGTGTTTGATGCTGT GCGATTAGCATTGATTACTGTTGCAGCAGTGATGCTTCTTGTTTCTGTTCTGGGTCTTG TTCTTTCTGTGCTTGGCCATCGACATGCAATTTACTT ATTTGTTGTTAGTGGATGGTTACTCGTAGCAGCTACATTCATTCTCTGTGGTATTTTTCTGATCCTTGAAAA TTGTAATAAATTTTGTTTCAGTGCAATTGGTGATACCTGTGTGGCAATGGGAGAATGGGTAGATCACCCCCAAGCAGAAACTGCTCTTAGTAACATCCTTCCATGTGTTGATCAGAGAACTACAAATCAGACACTGATAGAAAGTAAAGAAGTCACCAATGCTATTGTAGATATTGTGAATGAATTTGTAGACAATTTTGCCAACTCAAATCCACCTCCTCAGGCATATCCCATTTATTACAACCAGTCAGGACCTTTCCTGCCACATCTATGCTATCCATACAATTCTTATCTGCTAGATCGCCAGTGTCCAGCTCAAGAGGTTTCCATGGGAAATGCTTCTGAG GTTTGGCAGGACTACATCTGCACGTCATCAGGATTTGGCGTCTGCAGCAGTGTTGGAAGGTTGACACCGGATATGTATGAACAATTGGTGGCTGCAGTGAACATTAGTAATGCCCTTCAACATTATGCACCCATATTGCTTAGTCTCCAAGACTGCAACTTTGTACGTGATACGTTCCGTTATATCGTATTCGACTACTGCCCTCCACTAGAGCACCAGCTCCAAATAGTTAATGCTGGACTTGGCCTAATCTCGGTAGGAGTTATGCTCAGTCTTGTTCTATGGATAATCTATGCATACCGCCCCGGACAGGAGGAAGTGTCTGCTAAGGGCTTATTTACATATAAAGGCAGCTATGTATCATCAAAAACCAAAACTCAGACAACTACTGAAGCTTAG
- the LOC141677264 gene encoding uncharacterized protein LOC141677264 isoform X3: MMKKNKSDGFFVVQLALFVIGVLSFVIVSSVSAVPSQPGKESLDSILGEANLGKWRSGISRAVAEAPGPGSSPFVLAEKRTRRPDILSSFKKYEGGWNIVDKHYWASVGYTGISGFILAVLWFMSFGIALGVHQCCGWRISIKGKESRCSQRICLILLIVFTCAAAVGCILLSVGQDEFHENLWEKTNENSIKIRRVFDAVRLALITVAAVMLLVSVLGLVLSVLGHRHAIYLFVVSGWLLVAATFILCGIFLILENCNKFCFSAIGDTCVAMGEWVDHPQAETALSNILPCVDQRTTNQTLIESKEVTNAIVDIVNEFVDNFANSNPPPQAYPIYYNQSGPFLPHLCYPYNSYLLDRQCPAQEVSMGNASEVWQDYICTSSGFGVCSSVGRLTPDMYEQLVAAVNISNALQHYAPILLSLQDCNFVRDTFRYIVFDYCPPLEHQLQIVNAGLGLISVGVMLSLVLWIIYAYRPGQEEVSAKGLFTYKGSYVSSKTKTQTTTEA, from the exons atgatgaagaaaaataagAGTGATGGTTTTTTTGTTGTTCAGTTGGCTTTGTTTGTGATTGGTGTTTTGAGTTTTGTAATTGTTAGCTCTGTTTCAGCTGTTCCTTCTCAGCCTGGTAAAGAAAGTCTCGACTCTATCTTAG GAGAAGCAAATTTAGGGAAGTGGAGAAGTGGAATATCAAGGGCAGTTGCAGAGGCTCCTGGTCCAGGATCGAGCCCATTTGTTTTGGCAGAGAAGAGAACAAGAAGGCCGGACATACTTTCCAGCTTTAAGAAATATGAGGGTGGATGGAACATTGTTGATAAGCATTACTGGGCT TCTGTAGGATATACAGGTATTTCTGGTTTCATTCTGGCTGTGCTATGGTTTATGTCATTTGGAATTGCTCTTGGTGTACATCAATGCTGCGGGTGGAGAATTAGTATCAAAGGAAAAGAATCACGCTGCTCGCAAAGAATATGTTTGATATTGCTCATTGTCTTCACGTGTGCTGCAGC GGTTGGATGTATACTACTTTCGGTTGGACAGGATGAATTTCATG AAAATCTCTGGGAGAAAACAAATGAAAATTCGATCAAAATCAGAAGAGTGTTTGATGCTGT GCGATTAGCATTGATTACTGTTGCAGCAGTGATGCTTCTTGTTTCTGTTCTGGGTCTTG TTCTTTCTGTGCTTGGCCATCGACATGCAATTTACTT ATTTGTTGTTAGTGGATGGTTACTCGTAGCAGCTACATTCATTCTCTGTGGTATTTTTCTGATCCTTGAAAA TTGTAATAAATTTTGTTTCAGTGCAATTGGTGATACCTGTGTGGCAATGGGAGAATGGGTAGATCACCCCCAAGCAGAAACTGCTCTTAGTAACATCCTTCCATGTGTTGATCAGAGAACTACAAATCAGACACTGATAGAAAGTAAAGAAGTCACCAATGCTATTGTAGATATTGTGAATGAATTTGTAGACAATTTTGCCAACTCAAATCCACCTCCTCAGGCATATCCCATTTATTACAACCAGTCAGGACCTTTCCTGCCACATCTATGCTATCCATACAATTCTTATCTGCTAGATCGCCAGTGTCCAGCTCAAGAGGTTTCCATGGGAAATGCTTCTGAG GTTTGGCAGGACTACATCTGCACGTCATCAGGATTTGGCGTCTGCAGCAGTGTTGGAAGGTTGACACCGGATATGTATGAACAATTGGTGGCTGCAGTGAACATTAGTAATGCCCTTCAACATTATGCACCCATATTGCTTAGTCTCCAAGACTGCAACTTTGTACGTGATACGTTCCGTTATATCGTATTCGACTACTGCCCTCCACTAGAGCACCAGCTCCAAATAGTTAATGCTGGACTTGGCCTAATCTCGGTAGGAGTTATGCTCAGTCTTGTTCTATGGATAATCTATGCATACCGCCCCGGACAGGAGGAAGTGTCTGCTAAGGGCTTATTTACATATAAAGGCAGCTATGTATCATCAAAAACCAAAACTCAGACAACTACTGAAGCTTAG